The Desulfovibrio sp. JC022 genome window below encodes:
- a CDS encoding ATP-binding protein: MKLKHKIFISMLTTTCLVLLFSITVMRISISHNFIEFVNEVEFNKLKGIREQLAKNYQKHSGWDTYRGNIRAWHEFLFSSGPTATLGTPHKLPPLYPENHPDMGPPLPMDPNSLHRRLSLFDADKQHIVGERGPSEKFDYYPIVLSGLTIGWLGLEHNSGVIRPLELEFMKKQTHAFYIVGAGAFLLALLISHVVANHLLSPIHALAKGTRAMREIDFDTRIEVKTKDELGDLAHEFNLMAQTLKQYEELRKNWISDISHELRTPVTVILSKVEALQDGVRQPTPDILNSLHNDIMRLGKTINELHLISMMDSESLAVKLEPVDILKTVKQSLDTFLIRFEHNQIQIQREWSENCHTKIKGDAELLHRVFVNLFENTLKYTDSPGTALISCSTSKTKVILMFADSAPGIPEGSMEAIFDRLYRVDQSRNRALGGSGLGLSICRQIIGMHHGTITAENSPLGGLMIKVELPLA; the protein is encoded by the coding sequence ATGAAACTGAAACACAAAATTTTTATCTCCATGCTCACCACTACGTGTCTAGTACTTCTCTTTTCTATTACAGTAATGCGAATCAGCATAAGCCACAATTTCATCGAATTTGTAAATGAAGTGGAATTCAATAAATTAAAAGGTATAAGGGAGCAACTGGCAAAAAATTATCAAAAACACTCAGGGTGGGATACTTACCGTGGCAACATAAGGGCCTGGCATGAATTTCTATTTTCATCCGGCCCCACCGCAACCTTGGGCACTCCCCATAAACTGCCTCCCCTTTACCCTGAAAACCACCCCGACATGGGACCTCCATTGCCCATGGACCCCAATTCCCTGCATCGCAGGTTGTCTCTTTTTGATGCGGACAAGCAGCATATTGTAGGTGAACGTGGTCCATCAGAGAAGTTCGATTACTACCCTATTGTCCTTTCAGGCCTGACCATCGGCTGGCTGGGGCTTGAACACAACTCAGGAGTAATCCGGCCATTGGAGCTTGAATTCATGAAAAAGCAAACCCATGCGTTTTACATTGTCGGGGCAGGTGCCTTTTTACTGGCACTGCTTATTTCCCACGTTGTGGCTAACCACCTGTTATCTCCTATTCACGCACTAGCAAAAGGAACCCGGGCCATGCGAGAAATTGATTTTGATACCCGAATTGAAGTGAAGACAAAAGATGAGCTGGGAGACCTTGCACATGAGTTCAACCTTATGGCCCAGACTTTGAAACAATATGAAGAATTGCGAAAAAACTGGATTTCTGACATTTCGCATGAACTGCGTACACCTGTCACTGTAATCCTCAGCAAAGTCGAAGCCTTACAGGACGGAGTGCGCCAGCCAACACCCGATATACTGAATTCATTGCATAATGATATAATGAGACTTGGAAAGACAATTAACGAACTGCATCTGATCTCCATGATGGATTCAGAAAGTCTGGCAGTCAAACTGGAACCTGTTGATATTCTGAAAACCGTAAAGCAATCATTGGATACCTTCCTGATCCGTTTTGAGCATAATCAAATCCAAATCCAAAGAGAATGGTCGGAGAATTGTCATACAAAAATCAAAGGAGATGCAGAATTGCTGCACCGCGTTTTCGTGAACCTGTTTGAAAACACCCTTAAATATACCGATTCTCCCGGAACTGCGCTTATATCGTGTTCCACCAGCAAAACAAAAGTCATACTTATGTTCGCAGACTCTGCCCCCGGCATTCCGGAAGGCAGCATGGAAGCTATTTTCGACCGACTTTATCGAGTCGATCAATCAAGAAACAGGGCACTGGGCGGCAGTGGGCTTGGCCTCAGTATTTGCCGCCAGATCATAGGCATGCATCACGGAACAATCACAGCTGAAAATTCCCCGCTTGGCGGGTTGATGATAAAAGT